A window of the Henckelia pumila isolate YLH828 chromosome 3, ASM3356847v2, whole genome shotgun sequence genome harbors these coding sequences:
- the LOC140889901 gene encoding uncharacterized protein: MPPRQMNRRGNPPPPQNPLTALEQASATMMEGINALLGQQAARPRLTHDEDVAERFQKKGPKEFIGNTDPLVAEGWIRSLETIFAYMGLTDADKVKCTMYMLKDDAALWWEGAVHGVNMQMLTWEECRRMFFAKYFTEDVCSRIIREFMSLQQGDKTVVEYIKHFDRGCNDPLFRGLEIELQGHSIWADLVVLSLTGFDLILGMDWLAVNRASIDFRRRTVSVKPSNGNPFTFYASQSSSVSQLISFVCTRKLLRRGFQGFLASVVTASEPSSRSLSEIDIVCDYSDVFPKDVAGIPPAREVEFSIELMPDTVPISKAPYRLDPTKMKELKEQIQELLEKGFIRPSFYPWGAPVDFLGHVVSRDGIAVDQYKANVVADALSWKTSVVSCLSVQFPLQQEIQRFDLEFYSNGLAPRLAALTLQPALRDRIREGQPADEELQRLRQRDEAKGSLLYTVIDGIVQDLQSLCWWPDMKRDIGRFVSECLTCQQVKAENQRPEGLLRPLPIPEWKWENITMDFVVGLPRSARGCTAIWVIVHRLTKSAHFLPARTTFTLRQYTELYIKEIVRLHGIPVSIVSDRDQRFTSAFWKSLHTALGTRLLFSTAFHPKTDGQSEREIQVLEDLLRACVIDFQGFWETRLPLVEFTNNNSYQESIGMAPNTALYGRRCKSLVHCNEVGERVLLGPEIVQQTANVVT; the protein is encoded by the exons atgcctccgagacagatGAACAGGCGTGGTAATCCTCCACCTCCACAGAACCCGCttacagcactggagcaggccagtgcaaCTATGATGGAAGGGATCAATGCACTGTTGGGGCAACAGGCTGCACGGCCCCGACTTACGCATGATGAAGATGTAGCTGAACGGTTCCAaaagaagggaccgaaggagtttaTTGGTAATACTGATCCACtagtggctgaggggtggatccgcTCTTTGGAGACCATATTTGCTTACATGGGACTCACAGATGCAGACAAAGTGAAGTGCACAATGTACATGTTGAAGGACGATGcggccctttggtgggagggcgcAGTTCATGGTGTGAATATGCAGATGCTGACTTGGGAGGAGTGTAGGCGAATGTTCTTCGCCAAATATTTTACTGAGGATGTGTGCAGCCGCATAatccgagagttcatgagtctccaacagggggacaagacagtggtgGAGTATATCAAGCATTTCGATAGGgggtgtaacgacccact ATTCAGAGGGTTGGAGATAGaattgcagggacactccatctGGGCAGACTTAGTGGTATTGTCGTTGACTGGATTTGACCTGATATTGGGCATGGATTGGTTGGCAGTCAACAGAGCTTCTATTGATTTTCGTCgcaggacagtgtcagtgaaaccttCTAATGGCAACCCGTTTACTTtctatgcatctcagagcagcaGTGTCTCTCAGTTGATCTCCTTTGTATGCAcgaggaagttattgagacgtggTTTCCAGGGTTTTCTTGCCAGTGTAGTCACAGcatcagaaccatctagcagatcattatcggAGATAGATATTGTTTGTGACTACTCGGATGTCTTTCCGAaagatgttgcaggaattccaccagcgcgagaagtggagttcagtatcgagTTGATGCctgacaccgtgcctatctctaaggcaccgtaccgaCTTGATCCTACCAagatgaaagaattgaaggagcaaATTCAGGAGTTATTGGAGAAAGGCTTCATTCGCCCTAGCTTTtatccttggggagctcca gtggatTTTCTTGGCCATGTTGTTTCTAGAGACGGAATAGCAGTGGATCAGTATAAG gctaatgtcgtAGCTGATGCGTTGAGTTGGAAGACTTCAGTGGTATCTTGCTTGTCAGTGCAGTTTCCACTTCAGCaggagattcagaggtttgatctGGAGTTCTACTCGAACGGGCTTGCGCCGAGATTAGCAGCATTGACCTTACAGCCGGCTCTTCGAGATAGAATCAGAGAGGGACAGCctgctgatgaggagttacagcggttGAGACAGAGGGATGAGGCCAAGGGCAGTCTTCTTTATACTGTCAttgatggcattgttca agatttgcagtcaTTATGTTGGTGGCCCGACATGAAGAGAGATATCGGACGATTcgtatcagagtgcttgacttgtcagcaagtcaaggcagagaaTCAGCGTCCAGAAGGATTGCTTAGACCTCTTcccattccggagtggaagtgggagaatatcacgatggattttgtagtCGGTCttccgaggagtgccagaggctgtacagcgatttgggtgattgtccATAGACTCACCaaatcagctcatttcttgccagcGAGGACTACTTTCACATTGAGACAGTATACTGAGTTGtatatcaaggagattgttagactgcatggcataccggTGTCGATAGTTTCAGACAGAGACCAAAGATTTACAtctgcattttggaagagtctacaCACAGCATTGGGCACTAGACTACTGTTCAGTACAGCTTTCCACCCCAAGACAGACGGGCAGTCTGAGAGAGAGATCCAGGTTCTTGAGGATCTATTGAgggcttgtgtcattgattttcagggaTTTTGGGAGACGAGATTGCCGTTAGTGGAGTTCACCaataacaatagttatcaggAATCTATAGGCATGGCTCCTAATACAGCTCTCTATGGGAGAAGATGCAAATCTCTCGTGCATTGTAATGAAGTTGGCGAGAGAGTtctacttggtcctgagatcgtgCAGCAGACTGCAAATGTTGTGACATAG